One genomic window of Syntrophorhabdaceae bacterium includes the following:
- the coaD gene encoding pantetheine-phosphate adenylyltransferase, with amino-acid sequence MKRKVAVYPGSFDPITNGHLDILNRGLELFDKVIVAVAYNIEKQALFSVEERMELIKLSVNHSDHVIVDNFNGLLVNYVKKVNARFVIRGLRAMSDFEYEFQMASMNRNLNQDMDTLFMMTSKDYYFISSRTIKEVQQFGGSVHGLVPDIVEKKLKEKLAVT; translated from the coding sequence GGCAGTCTACCCCGGTTCTTTCGACCCCATTACCAACGGACACCTCGACATCCTCAACAGAGGACTCGAACTCTTTGACAAAGTCATCGTGGCAGTGGCCTACAACATCGAAAAACAGGCCCTCTTCAGCGTGGAGGAGCGGATGGAGCTGATAAAGCTCTCGGTGAATCACAGCGACCATGTGATCGTCGACAATTTCAACGGACTCCTGGTCAATTACGTAAAGAAAGTGAACGCGAGATTCGTGATCAGGGGATTACGGGCCATGAGCGATTTCGAGTACGAGTTCCAGATGGCGTCCATGAACCGGAACCTGAATCAGGACATGGATACCCTGTTCATGATGACAAGTAAGGATTATTATTTTATCAGTTCGAGGACTATTAAAGAGGTCCAGCAATTCGGCGGCTCCGTACACGGCCTGGTGCCTGACATTGTGGAGAAAAAATTGAAAGAGAAGCTCGCCGTTACATGA